In Fusobacterium sp. SYSU M8D902, the genomic window CAGGAATCCCTCCTAAAGTTCCAAAAGTCCCTGGGGCTTTTGGTAAATCTCCCAATCCAAACCAAGTTCCTAAATTTCTCACTGTTTTTTTAGACATAGTTTAGTACACTCCTCTTTCATAATTATATGGTTTATAGAAGCCTTTTCTATTTTTCATATCTGTTAAGACCTTCTCTACCTCTGCTCCAGTTTCAATACTAAATTCTAAGACAACTTCATCTATCAATAGTTCATCTAACTTAGCTAAATCATTTAGTATATTTAAAGGTCTGTCTAGGTATATCTCTGTATTCCCACTGTCATTTTTTATAGCTGTAAAGATATCTCCTTCATCATTTTTTAATATCTCTCTATCATTTTCAAATAGAGGTAACTCAATATACATTCCCTTCAACTTTGAATATCCTAAAATTGCTTTTTTTACAGATGTTTTTCCAAGTTCTTTTATCTTTTCAAAACTAATCTCTGGTGAAAGTATTACACTCTCTACCTTTCCTGTTTCTGCTAAAACTTCCACTGCATATCTATTTGTTACATTTAGATTCCAGTTTACCATCACCTTATCATTATTATTTTCAAGTAGTTGATAAAGGTTTGATGCCAACTTACTATTTAAATCTTGATCCTGTAATTTTCCCTCTCTAGCAATATCAATTCCTCTTTTGTAAATTCTATCTATCCCGTGCTCTTTGACTATCATCTCTTGTTCATAATTAGATACAATTGCCACAAGCTCTACTCTTCTCTTTGTCTCTTGCTCAACAGTAAATTCTCTTTTTACAGGTGCTTTTCTTCTGTAACTAGCTACTAACTTCTCCTCTAATACTGCTATACAATCTCTTTTTAAAGATTTTAAAAGTGACATAGGCATAAAAATTCCTTCAGCTAACTCACAATCAAACTCCCCTAAAGAGAATGTACTCTCTCCCATCTCTGATACCTTTTCTCTTATCTCTTCAGCAGTTACAGCCTTTTTACTAGCTTTTTCTAAAGCTTTCTCTCCATAGACTACAGCTTTTATCTCCATACCACGATTATTTAGAGCACTCAATTCCAACATTGGAACCTCTCCTAGTTCCCCTCTAAACTTACCATTGATAACTAATCTTTGCTCCTCTTTTTTCATTCTACTCTGAGCATCATCATTTACCTCTTTAGAATAGCTTTTGAAAACATACTTACTTCCTCTTGGAACATCTCTCATCACTATTATATTCCCAGATTCAGCACTTTTTTTACTCATATCTCCTGATTTTAGCTCTATCTTATTTATATATCCTCCACCTAATTTTTCAAAATCTTTTGAAAGATATATGATTCCATCTCCTAGTATGACTTTACTCTTCAGTTTTAACTCCTTACCATTTAAAACTCCCAAGTTTTTACCTAAATTAAATGAGTAATCTCTATTCATTATATAGTTATCATTTCCATAGAAATACCCCTTGCTATATCCTCTATTGAATAGTTCTGAACTCTTCTCTTGAACTTTTACTCCATTTATCAACTCTTTGTAGTATGATACTGTCTCAAAAACATAGTTGGGATCCTTCATACGTCCCTCTATCTTTATGCTTTCAATCCCTATCTCCTTCAATCTCTTTATCTCTTCAAAACCTAGTAATTGATCCTTAGGGCTTAGTAAATACCCCTTCTCTCCCTCACTATTCTCATATTTTTTTCTACAAGGTTGAGCACACATACCTCTATTTCCACTTCTACTTCCTATAAAGCTACTCATATAGCAATTTCCAGAGTAGCATATGCATAAAGCTCCTGAAACAAATATCTCTAACTCAATACTTGTGTTCTCTCTTATAGATTTTATCTCCTCAAAAGACATCTCTCTTGGTAGTACAACTCTTGTAAATCCAAGCTTTCTCAGATACTCAGCCTCATAGTGATTTCCAACTGTCATCTGTGTACTTCCATGGAATTCTAAGTTAGGAAAATTCTCTTTCATATACTTAAAATATCCTAAATCTTGAACTATTACTGCATCTAAACCATGTTCATAAAGCACTTTTAAGTTTGGGTATAAAAACTCCATCTCTTTTTCAAACATTATTGTATTTAATGTTAAAAATATTTTTACACCTCTCTTATGAGCATAGTCCAATGCCTCTTTATACTCTTCAAGGGTAAAGTTTTCAGCATTTCTCCTTGCTCCAAAACCTTTAAGTCCCATATATATCTCTTGAGCTCCTGCTTTCACAGCTGCATAAAATCTATCCATATTTCCCGCTGGGGCTACTATTTTCATTCGATTACCTCTCTTTTAATTTTTTATACACAGATATTACTCTCTCTTTTAACTCTTCCAGTCCAGCTTCATTCATAATTACAATATCTGCTCTTTTCATCTTATCTTCAAGAGACATCTGAGAAGATATTATTTTTTCAGCAATCTCTCTACTGCTACCATCTCTCAACATTATTCTCTCTATCTGTAACTCTTTTCCTACTCCTACTACTATAATCTTATCACAAAGTTTATCCATATGTGCCTCATACAAAAGAGGTACATCAAAAATTACAATCTCCTCTTCAGGTGTATTTTTTTTGCTCTGTTCAAAGTAATCAATCACTCTTGGATGTATTAAAAGATTTAATTTTCCTAATAACT contains:
- the coaE gene encoding dephospho-CoA kinase (Dephospho-CoA kinase (CoaE) performs the final step in coenzyme A biosynthesis.), whose protein sequence is MIVGLTGGIASGKSTVSNFFRALGVKIVDADLVAKQISEKEEIIKGIIEIFGTDILDENREISRVKLREKAFKNKELLGKLNLLIHPRVIDYFEQSKKNTPEEEIVIFDVPLLYEAHMDKLCDKIIVVGVGKELQIERIMLRDGSSREIAEKIISSQMSLEDKMKRADIVIMNEAGLEELKERVISVYKKLKER
- a CDS encoding U32 family peptidase, with the translated sequence MKIVAPAGNMDRFYAAVKAGAQEIYMGLKGFGARRNAENFTLEEYKEALDYAHKRGVKIFLTLNTIMFEKEMEFLYPNLKVLYEHGLDAVIVQDLGYFKYMKENFPNLEFHGSTQMTVGNHYEAEYLRKLGFTRVVLPREMSFEEIKSIRENTSIELEIFVSGALCICYSGNCYMSSFIGSRSGNRGMCAQPCRKKYENSEGEKGYLLSPKDQLLGFEEIKRLKEIGIESIKIEGRMKDPNYVFETVSYYKELINGVKVQEKSSELFNRGYSKGYFYGNDNYIMNRDYSFNLGKNLGVLNGKELKLKSKVILGDGIIYLSKDFEKLGGGYINKIELKSGDMSKKSAESGNIIVMRDVPRGSKYVFKSYSKEVNDDAQSRMKKEEQRLVINGKFRGELGEVPMLELSALNNRGMEIKAVVYGEKALEKASKKAVTAEEIREKVSEMGESTFSLGEFDCELAEGIFMPMSLLKSLKRDCIAVLEEKLVASYRRKAPVKREFTVEQETKRRVELVAIVSNYEQEMIVKEHGIDRIYKRGIDIAREGKLQDQDLNSKLASNLYQLLENNNDKVMVNWNLNVTNRYAVEVLAETGKVESVILSPEISFEKIKELGKTSVKKAILGYSKLKGMYIELPLFENDREILKNDEGDIFTAIKNDSGNTEIYLDRPLNILNDLAKLDELLIDEVVLEFSIETGAEVEKVLTDMKNRKGFYKPYNYERGVY